A region from the Neomonachus schauinslandi chromosome 2, ASM220157v2, whole genome shotgun sequence genome encodes:
- the TMEM192 gene encoding transmembrane protein 192 isoform X2 has translation MASRGRMEDVVFVILAFLTGVLCSYPNPIEDKCPGNYINPLKVQTVIILGKVILWILHFLLERYIQYHHNKVRNRGYNTIYLSTRHLKGLALMIHSTGSTALLLVLCVQHSFPEPSRLYLDLILAILALELICSLTCLLVYTVKIRKFNKAKPQPDVLEEEKIYAYPSNITSETGFRTISSLEDIVEKQGDIIAYLKRHNALLSKRLLTFTSSDLDSPPSHA, from the exons gttgtatttgtcattttagcatttttaacaGGTGTACTTTGCTCTTACCCTAATCCAATTGAGGACAAGTGCCCAGGGAACTATATCAACCCATTGAAAGTTCAGACAGTCATAATCCTTGgaaaagttattttgtggattcTGCATTTCCTTCTTGAACGCTACATCCAGTACCACCACAACAAAGTCAGAAACCGAGGCTATAACACGATCTACCTATCCACAAGGCATCTTAAAGGACTTGCACTGATGATACACTCAACCG gCAGCACGGCTCTCCTCCTCGTGCTGTGCGTGCAGCACTCCTTCCCGGAGCCCAGCAGGTTGTATCTTGACCTCATCCTGGCCATCCTGGCCCTGGAACTCATCTGTTCCCTGACATGTCTGCTCGTTTACACAG tgAAAATTCGAAAATTTAATAAAGCCAAACCACAGCCTGATgtacttgaagaagaaaaaatctatGCTTACCCCAGCAATATTACCTCGGAGACTGGATTCAG GACTATTTCAAGCCTAGAAGACATTGTTGAAAAGCAAGGAGACATAATCGCCTACCTGAAGCGACACAATGCCCTGCTGAGTAAGCGCTTGTTGACTTTCACTTCCTCTGACCTCGACTCTCCGCCTAGTCACGCGTGA